Proteins encoded within one genomic window of Pigmentiphaga sp. H8:
- a CDS encoding tripartite tricarboxylate transporter substrate binding protein gives MSFKKILFVPFLAALCGSAAAQTYPSRPVELIVPYSAGGSVDVMARAFGRELSEILSTQVVINNRDGAGGTIGVAAVASARPDGYTVLFSPSSPLTQAPFLMGRLPYQPDSITPICQIFENPFVIAVRKDSPIHSIKELLDQARQQPGKLSYGHAGPGSVPHLATANLAKSSGVSFNEIAFRGDAQVIPQLLGGHIDFGALGVSSVVGKDLRILAVYGDKRLPGLPEVPAITEFGIKHAVIARNGLYVSQGVPQAARDKLQQACHAATEKGEFQKAAGQLYQQVNYLDSATFASRLASDNETNRALIQSLGLLKTGN, from the coding sequence ATGTCGTTCAAGAAGATCCTGTTCGTTCCGTTCCTGGCCGCCCTGTGCGGTTCGGCCGCCGCCCAGACCTATCCGTCGCGTCCGGTCGAACTCATCGTCCCGTACTCGGCGGGCGGCAGCGTGGACGTCATGGCGCGCGCCTTCGGCCGTGAACTGTCCGAGATCCTGTCCACCCAGGTCGTCATCAACAACCGCGACGGCGCGGGCGGCACCATAGGCGTGGCCGCCGTGGCCTCGGCGCGTCCCGACGGCTACACGGTGCTGTTCTCGCCCTCGTCGCCGCTGACCCAGGCGCCCTTCCTGATGGGTCGCCTGCCCTACCAGCCCGACAGCATCACGCCGATCTGCCAGATCTTCGAGAACCCGTTCGTCATCGCCGTGCGCAAGGACTCGCCCATCCACAGCATCAAGGAACTGCTGGACCAGGCGCGCCAGCAGCCGGGCAAGCTGTCCTACGGCCATGCCGGGCCCGGCTCGGTGCCGCACCTGGCCACGGCCAACCTGGCCAAGTCCTCGGGCGTGAGCTTCAACGAGATCGCCTTCCGCGGCGACGCCCAGGTCATCCCCCAACTGCTGGGCGGCCACATCGACTTCGGCGCGCTGGGCGTCTCGTCGGTGGTGGGCAAGGACCTGCGCATCCTGGCGGTGTACGGCGACAAGCGCCTGCCCGGCCTGCCCGAGGTCCCCGCCATCACCGAGTTCGGCATCAAGCACGCGGTCATCGCCCGCAACGGCCTGTACGTCAGCCAGGGCGTCCCGCAGGCCGCGCGCGACAAGCTGCAGCAGGCATGCCACGCCGCCACGGAAAAGGGCGAGTTCCAGAAAGCCGCCGGCCAGCTCTACCAGCAGGTCAACTACCTGGACAGCGCCACCTTCGCCAGCCGGCTCGCCAGCGACAACGAGACCAACCGCGCGCTGATCCAGTCGCTCGGCCTGCTCAAGACCGGCAACTGA
- a CDS encoding translocation/assembly module TamB domain-containing protein, with protein sequence MNGPATPPAKPAPRRRHWPWAVAGVLVLGVAAVAGAGAWIASSASGAAWAVRTGVQLAGGSVRLEGVRGSLLGGLNVDTLELRLPTMDADLEQVRLDVRWRALRGARLHVSELSARRARLNLRPSDEPSTPLASLRLPLAIDVDKLGLGTLDIEMDGERLPASFDAIDLRATSSGAEHRILLANLHVAAPQAEATLRGEASVGADAPFPVKLALHATGRQAAHAFDLGTSATGSLERLAFAVKGDGAGVDVNAEGQAALLEGFPLRGLKLALRGIDPSAWVPGAPSANLGLTADLAVAAGSGPALLQGPFALTNSTPRPLDKDGVPVAAVSGQLSAPVETFDALDVAGLVIEFAGGGRLSGQMDWRRDASAGDAGRMQGRLQANGIDASRLHGAALPTKLAGTLAFSADAATQSLTADLSDRSRKVPLALKLEAGVRDEVVRVPQFALTAGEARANGKGELQLAEPRRFAAELRLDRFDPSHWVRSEALPPAQVSARAEVKGALLPELGGTAQLRIEDGSRWNGQPLGGHGELVFAGMRVTRADAALNAGNNRLTAKGAFGRPGDKLDFDLDAPRLQTLSSLLNGRLSARGSLGETLDAPVLDMTLDAGDLQMPGGVRVGKVQGRTNLGGSPVNGKRPQGGFAAAPADIDLRIENMSVSSAPQATMSHGTLRLQGTMARHEGVVDAEFAPADRSAPATLAVRFDGGWGAGPGRGALPGWRGKVGQFELARAPLGMSLEAPVELSYVPAAAAPQWQWEVGPAGIALRLPGGQTGKLVNEGARGGDGRWESRGRAEGLAWAPEILLEALGGKPIPRERIIVLDAEWDMRFAGSLQGAANIRRRSGDLWVPGTPPLALGLRTLDASVRATPDGNAGHSRVVLQALVEGERVGSVRVDGEAGVVARDGAIGLDRDRPAQLEAQVDLKDLSWVSLFVGDSVEVGGKVAGSARVTQSGGQWHATGGLQGEGIRIVRLDDGLRLLDGKLKATLEDDRIVLESLRFPSVIRVNPRDSRVQQWIKNESQGGWMEISADWRMSQASGHATLKAERFPAIQRADRFVAGSGRVDMDIIPDRMRIAGLFEADTGWVDMGTQAPAKLSDDVYVRRTGEERQKKTLGIAIDVGAKLGERFYLRGYGLDTGITGDLRIVGMVGALSSSGSVRTRGGRFDAYGQTLTVRRGVLTFQGPIDDPLLDVVAVRVGPRVEAGVRISGTARRPRIALVSTPEVSDVEKLSWLLLGRGPDEGGGGADATLLLSAATSLLGPQGSEPISRQLGLDEIGVRSGNVGSSRGLLPDRTVAGDSTSSAYNLSNNQFLVVGKRLSDRIYASFEQALSGRDGVVKLSYRLSNRLSAVAKGGTLNGLDLLYFVLFDD encoded by the coding sequence TTGAACGGGCCCGCCACTCCTCCCGCCAAGCCCGCCCCGCGCCGCCGCCACTGGCCCTGGGCCGTGGCGGGCGTCCTCGTGCTGGGCGTGGCCGCGGTGGCCGGCGCGGGCGCATGGATCGCGTCCTCGGCCAGCGGCGCGGCCTGGGCCGTGCGCACCGGCGTGCAACTGGCGGGCGGGTCCGTGCGGCTGGAAGGCGTGCGCGGCTCGCTGCTGGGCGGATTGAACGTCGACACGCTGGAGCTGCGGCTGCCGACGATGGATGCGGACCTGGAGCAGGTGCGTCTGGACGTCCGCTGGCGTGCGCTGCGCGGCGCACGGCTGCATGTTTCCGAGTTGTCGGCGCGACGGGCCAGGCTGAACCTGCGGCCGTCCGACGAGCCCAGCACGCCGCTGGCCTCGCTGCGGCTGCCGCTTGCGATCGACGTGGACAAGCTGGGGCTCGGCACGCTGGACATCGAGATGGACGGCGAGCGGCTGCCCGCCAGCTTCGATGCCATCGACCTGCGCGCGACCTCATCGGGCGCCGAACACCGGATCCTGCTGGCCAATCTGCACGTGGCGGCGCCGCAGGCCGAGGCGACGCTGCGGGGCGAGGCCAGCGTGGGCGCCGATGCGCCGTTCCCCGTGAAGCTGGCGCTGCACGCCACGGGCCGCCAGGCGGCGCACGCCTTCGACCTGGGCACCTCGGCCACCGGATCGCTGGAGCGCCTGGCCTTCGCCGTGAAGGGCGATGGCGCGGGCGTGGACGTGAATGCCGAGGGGCAGGCGGCGCTGCTGGAAGGGTTTCCGCTGCGCGGACTCAAGCTGGCGCTGCGCGGCATCGATCCCTCGGCCTGGGTGCCCGGCGCGCCGTCCGCCAACCTGGGCCTGACCGCCGACCTGGCGGTGGCCGCGGGCTCCGGACCGGCGCTGCTGCAAGGCCCGTTCGCGCTGACCAATTCCACGCCGCGCCCCTTGGACAAGGACGGCGTGCCCGTGGCTGCCGTCTCGGGGCAACTGAGCGCGCCGGTCGAGACCTTCGACGCGCTGGATGTGGCCGGGCTCGTGATCGAGTTCGCGGGGGGCGGGCGCCTGTCGGGCCAGATGGACTGGCGCCGCGACGCCTCGGCCGGCGACGCGGGACGGATGCAGGGCCGGCTGCAGGCCAACGGTATCGACGCGTCGCGGCTGCATGGCGCCGCGCTGCCGACCAAGCTGGCGGGGACGCTGGCTTTCTCGGCCGACGCGGCCACCCAGTCGCTGACCGCGGATCTGTCCGACCGGTCGCGCAAGGTGCCGCTGGCCCTCAAGCTCGAGGCCGGCGTGCGCGACGAAGTCGTGCGCGTGCCGCAGTTCGCGCTGACCGCCGGCGAGGCGCGCGCGAACGGCAAGGGAGAACTGCAACTGGCCGAGCCGCGCCGCTTCGCCGCCGAGCTGCGGCTGGATCGTTTCGATCCCAGCCACTGGGTGCGCAGCGAAGCCCTGCCGCCGGCCCAGGTTTCGGCGCGGGCCGAGGTGAAGGGGGCCTTGCTGCCGGAGCTGGGCGGGACGGCGCAACTGCGCATCGAGGACGGCAGCCGCTGGAACGGACAACCGCTGGGCGGACATGGCGAACTGGTCTTCGCCGGCATGCGCGTCACGCGCGCCGACGCGGCGCTGAATGCCGGCAACAACCGGCTGACGGCCAAGGGCGCGTTCGGCCGACCGGGCGACAAGCTCGATTTCGACCTGGACGCACCGCGCTTGCAGACGTTGTCATCGCTGTTGAACGGCCGCCTGTCCGCGCGCGGCTCGCTGGGTGAAACGCTGGATGCGCCGGTGCTGGACATGACGCTGGACGCGGGCGACCTGCAAATGCCCGGCGGCGTGCGCGTCGGCAAGGTCCAGGGACGAACGAACCTGGGCGGCTCGCCGGTGAACGGCAAGCGCCCGCAGGGCGGGTTCGCGGCCGCGCCCGCCGACATCGATCTGCGTATCGAGAACATGTCCGTGTCCAGCGCGCCGCAGGCCACCATGAGCCACGGGACCTTGCGCCTGCAAGGCACGATGGCGCGGCACGAAGGGGTGGTGGACGCCGAGTTCGCGCCGGCCGACCGGTCGGCGCCGGCCACGCTGGCAGTCCGCTTCGACGGCGGCTGGGGGGCGGGCCCGGGGCGCGGCGCGCTGCCCGGATGGCGGGGCAAGGTGGGGCAGTTCGAACTGGCCCGCGCGCCGCTGGGCATGTCGCTCGAGGCGCCGGTGGAACTGAGCTACGTGCCGGCCGCCGCGGCGCCGCAATGGCAGTGGGAGGTCGGCCCCGCGGGCATCGCCCTGCGCCTGCCGGGCGGGCAGACCGGCAAGCTGGTCAACGAGGGGGCACGCGGAGGCGATGGCCGTTGGGAATCGCGCGGCCGCGCCGAGGGGCTGGCGTGGGCGCCGGAGATCCTGCTGGAGGCCCTGGGCGGCAAACCCATACCGCGCGAGCGCATCATCGTGCTGGACGCCGAGTGGGACATGCGTTTCGCCGGTTCGCTGCAAGGGGCGGCGAACATCCGCCGCCGCAGCGGCGACTTGTGGGTGCCCGGCACGCCGCCGCTGGCGCTGGGCCTGCGCACGCTGGATGCGAGCGTGCGCGCGACGCCGGACGGCAATGCCGGCCATAGCCGAGTCGTCCTGCAAGCCCTGGTCGAGGGCGAGCGCGTGGGCAGCGTGCGGGTGGATGGCGAAGCCGGCGTCGTCGCCCGCGACGGCGCGATCGGCCTGGATCGCGACCGCCCGGCCCAGCTCGAGGCCCAGGTCGACCTGAAGGACCTGAGCTGGGTCAGCCTGTTCGTCGGCGACAGCGTCGAGGTGGGCGGCAAGGTGGCGGGCTCGGCGCGCGTGACCCAGTCCGGCGGCCAGTGGCACGCCACCGGCGGCTTGCAGGGCGAAGGCATCCGGATCGTGCGGCTGGACGATGGGCTGAGACTGCTGGACGGCAAGCTCAAAGCGACGCTGGAGGATGACCGCATCGTGCTGGAGTCCCTGCGCTTTCCCAGCGTGATCCGCGTCAACCCGCGCGATTCGCGTGTGCAGCAGTGGATCAAGAACGAGAGTCAGGGCGGCTGGATGGAGATCAGCGCCGATTGGCGGATGTCGCAGGCCTCGGGTCACGCGACCCTCAAGGCCGAGCGTTTCCCCGCCATCCAGCGCGCCGATCGCTTCGTGGCCGGATCGGGGCGGGTGGACATGGACATCATCCCGGACCGCATGCGTATCGCCGGCCTGTTCGAGGCCGACACCGGCTGGGTCGACATGGGCACCCAGGCGCCCGCCAAGCTGTCGGACGACGTGTACGTGCGCCGCACCGGCGAGGAAAGGCAGAAGAAGACGCTGGGCATCGCCATCGACGTGGGCGCCAAGCTGGGCGAGCGCTTCTACCTGCGGGGCTATGGCCTGGATACCGGCATCACGGGCGATCTGCGCATCGTCGGTATGGTGGGAGCCTTGTCGTCGAGCGGCTCGGTGCGCACGCGCGGCGGCCGCTTCGATGCCTATGGCCAGACGCTGACGGTGCGCCGCGGCGTGCTGACCTTCCAGGGACCGATCGACGATCCCTTGCTCGACGTCGTGGCGGTGCGCGTCGGCCCGCGCGTGGAGGCGGGCGTGCGTATCAGCGGCACGGCGCGCCGGCCCCGCATCGCGCTGGTTTCCACGCCCGAGGTCAGCGACGTGGAAAAGCTCTCGTGGCTGCTGTTGGGCCGGGGCCCCGACGAAGGCGGGGGCGGCGCCGACGCCACGCTGCTGCTGAGCGCGGCGACCTCGCTGCTGGGGCCGCAGGGCAGCGAGCCGATCTCGCGCCAACTGGGCCTGGACGAGATAGGCGTGCGCTCGGGCAACGTGGGCAGCAGCCGTGGCCTGTTGCCGGACCGCACGGTGGCGGGCGACAGTACCTCGTCGGCCTACAACCTGTCGAACAACCAGTTCCTGGTGGTGGGCAAGCGCCTGTCCGACCGGATCTACGCCAGCTTCGAGCAGGCGCTGTCCGGCCGCGACGGCGTGGTCAAGCTCAGCTACCGCCTGAGCAACCGCCTGTCGGCGGTGGCCAAGGGCGGCACCCTGAACGGCCTGGACCTGCTCTATTTCGTGCTGTTCGACGACTGA
- the fahA gene encoding fumarylacetoacetase — protein sequence MYEIIDASLRAFVDVEPDSDFPIQNLPYGIFSTPDGGIRAGTALGSWVVDLQALERAGLLPTPSGPSLFGQASLNAFAAAGRPAWNAVRARLAALLSGSDARLRDDAQLRARALVPMEACTLHLPFEVASYTDFYSSEDHATNVGKLFRDPANALTPNWKHLPIGYNGRASSVVPSGHDVHRPMGQLPVAGGAPEWGPCRQLDFELETAFFVGPGTALGSRLAPDAAVARIFGMVLMNDWSARDVQRWEYVPLGPFQAKAFATSISPWVVTLDALQPFRVDAPPQDPLPLPYLREGDRHAYDIELSVELGTPNGVSTAIALSNFRHLYWTMAQQLAHHTSSGCNLRTGDLMGSGTISGPTPEARGCLLELTENGRRPLALSDGATRDFLQDGDEVVIRGHARRGALRVGFGSVRGRVLPATP from the coding sequence ATGTACGAGATCATCGATGCGTCGCTGCGCGCTTTCGTCGACGTCGAGCCCGACAGCGACTTCCCCATCCAGAACCTGCCCTACGGCATCTTCTCCACGCCCGACGGCGGGATCCGGGCCGGCACCGCGCTGGGCTCGTGGGTGGTCGACCTGCAGGCGCTCGAGCGCGCCGGGCTCCTGCCCACGCCCTCGGGGCCGTCGCTGTTCGGCCAGGCCAGCCTGAACGCCTTCGCCGCCGCCGGCCGGCCGGCGTGGAACGCGGTGCGGGCCCGGCTGGCGGCCCTGCTGTCCGGTTCCGACGCCCGCCTGCGCGACGATGCCCAACTGCGCGCCCGCGCCCTGGTGCCCATGGAGGCGTGCACGCTGCACCTGCCGTTCGAGGTCGCCTCCTATACCGACTTCTATTCGTCGGAGGACCACGCCACCAACGTCGGCAAGCTATTCCGCGATCCGGCCAACGCGCTCACGCCCAACTGGAAGCACCTGCCCATCGGCTACAACGGCCGCGCCAGTTCGGTCGTGCCGTCCGGTCACGACGTGCACCGCCCCATGGGACAACTGCCGGTCGCGGGCGGCGCGCCCGAGTGGGGGCCATGCCGCCAGCTGGACTTCGAGCTGGAAACGGCCTTCTTCGTGGGACCGGGCACGGCGCTGGGCAGCCGGCTGGCGCCCGATGCCGCCGTCGCACGCATCTTCGGAATGGTGTTGATGAACGACTGGAGCGCCCGCGACGTCCAGCGCTGGGAATACGTTCCTCTGGGCCCCTTCCAGGCCAAGGCGTTCGCCACGTCGATCTCGCCGTGGGTGGTCACGCTGGACGCGCTCCAACCCTTCCGCGTCGATGCGCCACCGCAGGATCCGCTACCGCTGCCCTATCTGCGCGAAGGCGATCGCCACGCCTACGACATCGAGCTGTCGGTCGAACTCGGCACGCCAAACGGCGTGTCCACGGCCATCGCGCTCAGCAACTTCCGCCACCTGTACTGGACCATGGCGCAGCAGCTCGCGCACCACACCAGCAGCGGCTGCAATCTGCGCACCGGCGACCTGATGGGCTCGGGCACCATCAGCGGACCGACTCCCGAGGCGCGGGGCTGCCTGCTGGAACTGACCGAGAACGGCAGGCGGCCGCTGGCCCTGTCCGATGGCGCCACGCGCGACTTCCTGCAAGACGGCGACGAGGTCGTCATTCGCGGCCATGCCCGCCGCGGCGCGCTGCGCGTGGGATTCGGCAGCGTGCGGGGACGGGTGCTGCCGGCCACTCCCTGA
- a CDS encoding autotransporter assembly complex family protein, protein MRLPFAPVLLCTLLVQPAFAARPEITIDPGGLSASALEAVTLAVDSMADMADDQDGGEGIRLRRRAREATLDALATEGYFSPQVQLEAGTDVAGATWDIVIVPGERTIVESVDISFLGAISGPEFEERVAKLRQDWDLKEGSPFRNEEWETAKRNLLDTASERDFPVARLVDTAADVDADRARAALHIKLDSGPAVRLSGVEVRGLKRVPQGTVERYVRIRPGEPYDRDRMVDWQQTLQSSPFFSGAKLDIDRQGIAPNHEEDPALMPEGLEPDQTRTERAYQGPSHLTLPVLADVVESRPRRMSVALGVDDEAGPRIETVYRQNVVLGQPVELETGLRLDRLRKLGYADIHLAPNENGFRDSFGVLAQDSDVQGLHVRRLAVGAIRAKTYPAGFQSRVEYETRYGARVAHEMTDIDGYNSFTTNTATATAEVIRRDVNDKYDPREGTLFALGAGAGTALDASNHFHRLTARGQFWWSPTKRDVITVRGEVGRLWAQDLNRVPDDFSFRTGGARSVRGYRYLGLGRQVGNAVLGDAVLFVASVEATRYFDDRLGGAIFVDTGNVASRFSDMKLATGVGAGLRVRTPAGPLSVDLAYALRDKNIRLHFSLGIAF, encoded by the coding sequence ATGCGCCTGCCTTTCGCGCCCGTCCTCCTGTGCACCTTGCTGGTCCAGCCCGCGTTCGCGGCGCGGCCCGAGATCACCATCGACCCCGGGGGGCTGTCCGCCAGCGCCCTGGAGGCCGTCACGCTGGCCGTGGACAGCATGGCCGACATGGCCGACGACCAGGACGGCGGCGAGGGCATACGGCTGCGCCGCCGCGCCCGCGAAGCCACGCTGGACGCCCTGGCCACCGAAGGCTATTTCTCGCCCCAGGTCCAGCTCGAGGCCGGGACCGACGTGGCCGGCGCCACTTGGGACATCGTCATCGTTCCGGGCGAGCGCACCATCGTCGAGTCCGTGGACATCTCCTTTCTGGGCGCCATATCCGGTCCGGAGTTCGAGGAGCGCGTCGCCAAGCTGCGGCAGGACTGGGACTTGAAGGAAGGCAGCCCCTTCCGCAACGAGGAATGGGAGACCGCCAAGCGCAACCTGCTGGACACGGCGTCCGAGCGCGATTTCCCGGTGGCCCGCCTGGTCGATACGGCGGCCGACGTGGACGCCGACCGGGCCCGGGCGGCCCTGCACATCAAGCTCGACAGCGGCCCGGCCGTGCGCCTGTCGGGCGTCGAGGTCCGGGGCCTGAAACGCGTGCCCCAGGGGACGGTCGAGCGCTATGTCCGCATCCGCCCGGGCGAGCCCTACGACCGCGACCGCATGGTGGACTGGCAGCAGACGCTCCAGTCCTCGCCGTTCTTCTCGGGCGCCAAGCTCGACATCGACCGCCAGGGCATCGCGCCCAACCATGAAGAGGATCCGGCCCTGATGCCCGAGGGGCTGGAGCCGGACCAGACGCGCACCGAGCGGGCCTACCAGGGACCCAGCCACCTGACGCTGCCGGTGCTGGCCGACGTGGTCGAATCGCGCCCGCGCCGCATGAGCGTCGCGCTGGGCGTGGACGACGAGGCCGGGCCGCGCATCGAGACGGTCTACCGGCAGAACGTGGTGCTGGGCCAGCCGGTGGAACTGGAGACGGGGCTGCGGCTGGACCGCCTGCGCAAGCTCGGCTATGCCGACATCCATCTCGCGCCCAACGAGAACGGTTTTCGCGACAGCTTCGGCGTGCTGGCGCAGGACTCGGACGTGCAGGGCCTGCACGTGCGGCGGCTGGCGGTGGGTGCCATCCGCGCCAAGACCTATCCCGCCGGTTTCCAGAGCCGCGTCGAGTACGAGACCCGCTACGGCGCGCGGGTCGCGCACGAAATGACCGACATCGACGGCTACAACTCCTTCACCACCAACACGGCCACGGCCACCGCCGAGGTCATCCGCCGCGACGTCAACGACAAGTACGATCCGCGCGAAGGCACGCTGTTCGCGCTGGGCGCCGGCGCGGGCACCGCGCTCGACGCCAGCAACCATTTCCACCGGCTGACCGCGCGCGGCCAGTTCTGGTGGTCGCCCACCAAGCGCGACGTCATCACGGTGCGCGGCGAGGTCGGGCGCCTGTGGGCGCAGGATCTCAACCGCGTGCCGGACGATTTCTCGTTCCGCACCGGTGGCGCGCGGTCGGTGCGCGGGTACCGCTACCTGGGCCTGGGGCGCCAGGTGGGCAACGCGGTGCTGGGCGATGCCGTGCTGTTCGTCGCCAGCGTGGAAGCCACGCGTTACTTCGATGACCGGCTGGGCGGGGCGATTTTCGTCGATACGGGCAACGTCGCCTCGCGCTTCTCGGACATGAAGCTGGCCACCGGCGTGGGCGCGGGCCTGCGGGTCCGCACGCCGGCGGGGCCGCTGAGCGTGGACCTGGCCTACGCGCTGCGCGACAAGAACATCCGCCTGCACTTTTCCCTGGGGATCGCATTTTGA
- a CDS encoding hemolysin family protein translates to MEIGLLLILFIANGIFAMSEIAVVTARKSRLQQRADEGDAKARAALELAEHPTRFLSTVQIGITSIGILTGIVGEGALAKPLAETIRLHFPALADAASAIALTLVVIVITLLSIIIGELVPKRLGQMHAETIAGLIAAPMRLLSWVATPFVKLLSLATDTVLKLMGAKENNDQLVTEEEIQVLMAQGATAGIFEQAEQLMVRNVFRLDERRLSSLMVPRSDITYLDVNAPLEVSRAKIESSHHSRFPVVREDLSDVIGFVRAKDLLAQLMAGEPLDLASKLSPVLYVPETLTGTELVQNFRDSHTQTALVVDEYGDVQGLVTLRDVLEAIVGEFHTSTAPEESSAVQREDGSWLLDGLLDVHEMEDMLGLQHLPEGDSGTYHTLSGMLMLLLGRIPHTGEQVDWAGWNFEVVDMDGKRIDKVIATRIEPAETPEEPY, encoded by the coding sequence ATGGAAATTGGCTTACTTCTGATTTTGTTCATCGCCAACGGCATTTTCGCCATGAGCGAGATCGCCGTTGTCACCGCCCGCAAATCCCGCCTGCAACAGCGCGCCGACGAAGGCGATGCCAAGGCCCGCGCCGCGCTCGAACTGGCCGAACACCCCACGCGATTCCTTTCCACTGTCCAGATCGGCATCACCTCGATCGGCATCCTGACCGGTATCGTCGGCGAGGGCGCCCTGGCCAAGCCGCTGGCCGAAACCATCCGCCTCCACTTCCCGGCACTGGCGGACGCGGCCAGCGCCATCGCGCTGACGCTGGTGGTCATCGTCATCACCCTGCTTTCCATCATCATTGGCGAACTGGTCCCCAAGCGGCTGGGCCAGATGCATGCGGAAACCATCGCCGGCCTGATCGCCGCGCCCATGCGCCTGCTGTCGTGGGTCGCCACGCCCTTCGTCAAGCTGCTGTCGCTGGCCACCGACACGGTGCTCAAGCTCATGGGCGCCAAGGAAAACAACGACCAGCTCGTCACCGAGGAAGAAATCCAGGTGCTGATGGCCCAGGGCGCCACGGCGGGCATCTTCGAGCAGGCCGAGCAACTGATGGTGCGCAACGTCTTCCGGCTGGACGAACGGCGCCTGTCCTCGCTCATGGTGCCGCGCTCGGACATCACCTACCTCGACGTCAACGCGCCGCTCGAGGTCTCGCGGGCGAAGATAGAAAGCTCTCACCACTCCCGCTTCCCCGTCGTGCGGGAAGACCTGTCGGACGTGATCGGCTTCGTGCGGGCCAAGGACCTGCTGGCCCAGCTCATGGCGGGCGAGCCGCTCGACCTCGCCAGCAAGCTGAGCCCGGTGCTGTACGTGCCCGAGACACTGACCGGCACCGAACTGGTCCAGAACTTCCGCGACTCGCACACCCAGACCGCGCTGGTCGTGGACGAATACGGCGACGTGCAGGGCCTGGTGACCCTGCGCGACGTGCTCGAGGCCATCGTGGGCGAATTCCACACATCCACGGCGCCCGAGGAATCCTCGGCCGTCCAGCGCGAGGACGGCTCCTGGCTGCTCGATGGCCTGCTCGACGTACACGAGATGGAGGATATGCTGGGTTTACAGCATCTACCCGAAGGGGATTCGGGCACTTACCATACGCTGTCCGGCATGCTGATGCTGCTGCTGGGCCGCATCCCGCACACCGGCGAGCAGGTCGACTGGGCCGGCTGGAACTTCGAAGTGGTCGATATGGATGGCAAACGCATCGACAAGGTCATCGCCACCCGCATCGAACCCGCCGAAACTCCGGAAGAACCCTATTGA
- a CDS encoding esterase, translating to MKRTVTAVAVVVSAWAGAAVAQPIVLRDMGSFHIGGEPFVVSGEPVKEVKFTANGVPLKIDPNGTYMVGQMYVQYFIPESRKGAVPLLMWHGGGLSGVTYETTPDGRPGWLNDFLRKGWAVYNSDAVERGRSGWPATAKPVWKGDPVLVTAANAYERFRIGGAGSWSEDPAQRKLLPGNQFPADQIWQFSRQFVPRWITTDEPTLKAYLQLVDKVCPCVLLVHSQAGKFGFQAAQARPDKIRAVVAVEPAEVGDADKEKIAALKSVPALMVYGDYIEQDSRWPAIRAKGARFAQAVREAGGQVDEVDLPKVGIKGNSHMVMMDKNNLEVSALINEWLTKRGLYR from the coding sequence ATGAAGAGGACAGTTACGGCGGTCGCGGTGGTGGTGTCGGCTTGGGCGGGGGCGGCGGTGGCGCAGCCTATCGTGCTGCGCGACATGGGGTCGTTCCATATCGGCGGCGAGCCTTTCGTGGTGTCGGGCGAGCCGGTGAAGGAAGTGAAGTTCACCGCCAACGGCGTGCCGCTGAAAATCGATCCCAACGGTACCTACATGGTCGGGCAGATGTACGTGCAGTACTTCATCCCCGAGTCCCGCAAGGGCGCGGTGCCGCTGCTGATGTGGCATGGCGGCGGCTTGTCGGGGGTAACGTACGAGACGACGCCGGACGGCCGGCCCGGATGGCTGAACGATTTCCTGCGCAAGGGGTGGGCGGTCTACAACTCGGATGCGGTCGAGCGCGGCCGTTCGGGATGGCCGGCCACGGCCAAGCCGGTATGGAAGGGCGATCCGGTCCTGGTCACCGCGGCCAATGCCTATGAACGCTTCCGCATCGGCGGGGCGGGGTCGTGGAGCGAGGATCCGGCGCAGCGCAAGCTCCTGCCCGGCAACCAGTTCCCGGCCGACCAGATCTGGCAGTTCTCACGGCAATTCGTGCCTCGCTGGATCACCACGGACGAACCCACGTTGAAAGCCTATCTGCAATTGGTGGACAAGGTATGCCCCTGCGTGCTTCTGGTGCACAGCCAGGCCGGCAAATTCGGCTTCCAGGCCGCGCAGGCACGCCCGGACAAGATCCGCGCCGTGGTGGCCGTCGAACCCGCCGAGGTCGGTGACGCGGACAAGGAAAAAATCGCCGCGCTCAAGTCGGTGCCCGCTCTGATGGTCTACGGCGACTACATCGAACAGGATTCGCGCTGGCCGGCCATCCGCGCCAAGGGCGCGCGCTTTGCTCAGGCGGTCAGGGAGGCCGGCGGCCAGGTGGACGAGGTCGATCTGCCCAAAGTGGGTATCAAGGGCAATTCGCACATGGTGATGATGGACAAGAACAACCTGGAAGTGTCCGCCTTGATCAACGAATGGCTGACCAAGCGCGGACTGTACCGGTAG